From Etheostoma cragini isolate CJK2018 chromosome 10, CSU_Ecrag_1.0, whole genome shotgun sequence, the proteins below share one genomic window:
- the si:ch73-335m24.2 gene encoding LOW QUALITY PROTEIN: protein eva-1 homolog C (The sequence of the model RefSeq protein was modified relative to this genomic sequence to represent the inferred CDS: inserted 2 bases in 1 codon) → MQDMHNDSAMEXYCLFLSILLAMKIRSAHLAPDFSLFLHTILKNHTAHACEGDTLIIECPSRTSVAVLSAFYGRRVPNQYLCPSANTNTSVEEDKECTSSVAIEKVLSECQDRRSCTIPVLSPVFGQDPCPLTSKYLLVAYKCRPEHHRTRLVCENERLRLMCKNETVLAIYSATFGHLLHGSPHCPQEPGSHVDMECLSPSALRKVSRRCHSRANCSVVADTLTFGDPCFPGTRKHLRVSFTCVPRYLLEDVGRGSTDPFMISDYTHGGWYTGPTYRPQNVLLTNSLEIIEKILGLPERVALYFVSGICAGLVFLLCLFGIRSTLIRDVKDLVSDLKDELKASRRQRKELMEDVFDDDISDTSSFRRLTQSYRTTEILSPSTLTVEMVDRNVDQTRDQPNGDIWPHRDSSPYAIHKIKTLH, encoded by the exons ATGCAGGATATGCACAATGACAGTGCCATGGA TTACTGCTTGTTCTTATCTATTCTTTTGGCTATGAAGATTCGCTCCGCACATTTGGCTCCTGATTTCTCTC TATTTCTTCACACCATCCTGAAAAACCACACAGCTCATGCTTGTGAAGGGGACACGCTCATCATCGAGTGTCCCTCGAGGACATCTGTGGCTGTACTCTCAGCTTTCTATGGACGACGTGTTCCTAACCAGTATCTATGTCcctctgcaaacacaaacacaagtgtgGAGGAGGATAAAGAATGCACTTCCTCAGTTGCTATTGAG AAAGTGCTGTCAGAGTGTCAGGATCGGCGCTCCTGTACCATCCCTGTCTTGAGTCCAGTGTTTGGGCAGGACCCCTGTCCTCTCACCAGCAAGTACCTTCTAGTGGCCTACAAGTGCAGACCAG AGCACCACCGCACAAGGCTGGTGTGTGAAAATGAACGTCTGAGGCTCATGTGTAAAAACGAGACTGTCCTTGCAATCTACTCGGCCACGTTTGGACACCTGCTGCATGGCAGTCCTCACTGTCCACAGGAACCTGGATCACACGTTGACATGG AGTGTTTGTCACCTTCGGCTCTGAGGAAGGTGTCACGCAGGTGTCACAGCAGAGCCAACTGCTCAGTAGTGGCTGATACTTTAACCTTCGGGGACCCCTGCTTTCCGGGCACCAGGAAACACCTGCGTGTGTCCTTTACTTGTG TGCCCCGGTATCTTCTGGAAGATGTGGGTCGAGGGTCCACGGACCCTTTCATGATCTCAGACTACACACATG GTGGATGGTACACTGGCCCCACCTACAGGCCTCAAAACGTGCTCTTAACCAACTCTTTGGAGATCATTGAAAAAATACTGG GTCTCCCAGAGCGAGTGGCTCTGTACTTTGTCTCTGGCATCTGTGCTGGTCTGGTTTTCCTGCTCTGCCTGTTTGGGATACGCTCTACTTTAATAAGAGATGTTAAAGATCTGGTTTCCGACCTGAAGGATGAGCTGAAAGCTTCTCGCAGACAGCGCAAGGAGCTCATGGAGGACGTCTTTGACGATGACATCTCAGATACATCATCCTTCCGTCGCCTCACACAATCATACCGCACAACAGAAATTCTCAGTCCTTCCACTTTGACAGTAGAGATGGTTGATCGTAACGTGGATCAGACGAGGGATCAGCCTAACGGAGACATTTGGCCACATCGAGACTCCAGCCCTTATGCCATTCATAAGATTAAAACCTTACATTAA